The Acidobacteriota bacterium genomic interval CTCCTTTTCGCCCTGCCGCTTTTTCTCTGGGTTCGGGAGGCACCGGCGATCAGTTCTGAGCCTGCCCGCCTGGGCGCCGCCTACCGTGCCGTCTGGGAGGGCGTTCGCCAGACCGGAAAGTATCCGGGTGTGCTTCGATTTCTCATCGCCGACTACTTCTTTGAGGATGCGGTGATGACCGTGATCCTCAACATCGGTATTTACTGCTCCATCGTGATCGGTCTTGCCGAGAGCCAGATCACGAGTTTCCTGGTGATTTCAACGGTGAGCGCCGTCGTCGGCTCGTTCATGATCGGCTGGCTGGCCAGGATCTGGTCGTTGAAAGTGCTGCTCACCGTGATCATCTGGGGGTGGATCGGCACCCTGGTGCTGTTTGTGGTCACCGACAGCCGCGCCGTCATCTGGGTTCTGGGGTCGATCATGGGAGTGCTTCTCGGCGGCCTGTGGACCACCACCCGGCCGCTGCTGGCTGAGCTGGTTCCGCGCCGCGACCTTGGCCGGTTTTTCGGCCTTTTCGCGCTTTCGGGCAGGGCCGCCGCCGTGGTGGGCCCGCTCGTCTGGACGACCGTCGTCTACTTCTGTCAGCCCGGTCGGGTCGGCGGGCGTATAATTGCAGACGCGTTCGGAGTCGGGCCCGGTGACGCTCGGGCCTTTGCTTACAAGCTGGGTGTGCTGAGTCTGGTGGTCGTCATGATTGTCGGGTTGGTCATATTCAGGAAAGTGCCGTCTTCACCGGGAGTTGCCGATGGGTAGAAAAGTCGGCGATTACTTCCACTATTCGGGGGCCATTCACATTCATACGACCGAGTCGGACGGCACCAAGTCACTTGAAGAAGTAATTGCGATCGGCCGCGAGGCGGACCTTGACTTCATGATGTTCGCCGATCACATGGGACTGACCAACCGGCGCGCCGGCGGGGAAGGAGTCTACGGCAAAACCCTTGTCGTTATAGGCTACGAGCACAACGATCCTGAGGACAGGCACCACTACATGATATTCGGCTCTCCCGACGTCTACCCGGGAACGATGAGCGTTGCCGAGTACGTTGCCGCCGGGTCGGCCGATGGAGCGCTGGGGATTATCGCGCACCCCGACGAGACTCGTCCCCGCGAGGGCAAGCACCCCCCGTATCCGTGGATTGACTGGTCCGTGCGCGGATACGACGGTATAGAGTTGTGGAACCAGATGTCGGAGTGGATGGAGAAGCTGCGCCCCTGGAACAAGCTCGCCATGGCTTTCTCGCCGAGAAAATCGATGGTCGGCCCGACCGCGAAGGTACTGAAGATCTGGGATGACGTCAGCCGGGCAGGAAAGCTGGTCGGAGTGGTCGGCGTGGACGCTCATGCGTTTCCGGTGAAAGTCGGCCCGCTGACCGTGACTATTTTCCCCTACAAGGTTCATTTTCGCTGCCTCAGGACGCACATCATCCTGCCCGAGCCGATGTCGCGCGACTTTGTCACGGCCCGGCGCCAGCTATATGACGCCCTGCGTAATTGCCGCGTGTTCTGCTCCAACATGCGCTGGGGTGTGGCCGACGATTTCCGGTTTTCCGCACGGAACGACAAGGAATACGCCATCTGTGGCGGTCGCCTCACGTCGGCCGACAACACCCGTCTTACTGTCCGGCTTCCCTCCGTCGCTACCGTTAAACTGGTGGCCAACGGCGAAACAGTGCTTCAGACCGTCTCAGACACGGTAGAGTATGCCGTTAAGATGCCCGGCATCTACCGGGTGGAAGCCTGGAAAGGTAAACGGAGCTGGATCCTCTCTAATCACATCCGGGTAGGGCTGTGAGGGAGTTGTTCTAGAATGAGCGGTCTCGTAGTTATCGACTTCTCCGACACGGCCGCGTCCTCGACCGAAAAAGATGCCGGTCACAAGCAGGTTGTCTGCAAGTTCATGCTCCTGTCGGTATCCGGTCTGGTGCATCTCGTGTTCGGTTCCGTTAAGAGATTCGCCTACCATGCCGATCTCGTCGACCGCTTTTGTACCGAGCGGGGGATTGCGGCGGTCTGGATGAAAAGGCCGGACGTGATGGAGGTTTTCGATCCGGAGGTCCGGCTGCTCGGCGGCGGCTGGATGAAAATCAATCGGGCACGTTCAGAGATAGACATCTACGGCCGCTCAACGGCGTACGGTCGCTTCGACGATGCGATGATCGAACGGGTCACCGGGTCGGATTCTTTTTTTGCCTCCTGCCGCGTGCGCATCCGCTGAGAAAGTCACTTCGAATCGTTCCGGCTCGGTGGCGGGCCCGGTTCAGGTGTGGTTGTGCCGACGTTTACGCAGGCGCGCGGCATCCTGAGGGCGAGGCGATCACGTCCTTACTAAGCACTTGTCTCCGTTGTGCTTGCGTTGTGTGCTAACGGGCATTATTTCCAGAAATCTGTTGACTTTGCATCCTACAACAGCTAAAGTAGGCACTGATGTGCCGGACGTGGGCCGGCCATACTTGCAAAACGAAATGTTTGAAACGTTTTACCCTATACTTTTCCTGGTGTTTCTGGCCTCGTTCCTGGCCCTGGCCATGGCCGCTATATCGGTCCTTCTAGGGCGACGGAGTCGGCTGGGAAAGAAAGGCCAGGCGTACGAGTGCGGAGTAGACCCCGTGGGCACCACCAAGGGCCCGGTGCCCATCAAGTTCTTCCTGATCGCCATCTCCTTCATTCTCTTTGACATCGAGGTGATATTCCTGCTGCCCTGGGCGGTCGTGGCGCGTGATCTCGGTATGTTCGGGTTCGTGGCTATTCTCATCTTTGTCGTCGTCATCCTTGTGGGTTACATCTATGAAGTCGGGCGGGGAGCACTGAAATGGGAATAGAAGAGAGAATCCCCGATTCCATCATTCTTACCACGCTCGACAAAATGGTTAACTGGGCTCACAAGCGCTCGATGTGGCCGCTGGGCTTCGGCCTGGCCTGTTGCGCCATCGAAATGATGTCTACGTTCATGGCCCACTATGATCTGGCGCGCTGGGGCATGGAGGTGATGCGGCCGTCCCCGCGACAGGCCGACCTGATGATAGTGGCCGGGCGGGTCTCGGTGAAAATGGCGCCGGTAGTCAAGACCCTCTATGAGCAGATGGCGAACCCCAAATGGGTCCTCGCCATGGGCGCCTGCGCCTCCTGTGGCGGGGTGTTCAATAATTACGCCATCCTTCAAGGCGTGGATCGCATTATCCCGGTCGATATCTACGTCCCGGGCTGCCCTCCGCGTCCCGAGCAACTGATGGACGGCATCCTGAAACTGCAAGAAAAACTGAAAACGGAGTCTGTCAAGGACCGTCGGGAAGAGTGGGGGCGCAAGACGGGCTGATGACCGCAGCCTTCGGTCGCCCTGACAGATTGTATCGGCTTTTGTGAATTTTTGAACAAGACTTCCGGGATGAAAGACCGAATCAGGGAATTCCTGCAGAGCCGTTTTGCCGAGGCGATCCTCCGCGAGGAAACCTTCAGGGGTGACCACTCATTCCATATCAGGCCCCAGGCACTCATGGACATATGCGAGGCGCTGTACCAGGACGACGAGCTTGACGTCAGGTATCTTGCCGATATCACCTCGGTCGACTGGATCGGCCACGAGGAGGACAAGAACGGCCGCTTCGAGGTCGTGTATAACCTGTATTCCCTGAAACACAAGTACCGCTTCTTTCTCAAGGCCTTTCTGCCCGGAGACGAGCCCCGGATTCAAAGCCTTACCAGTCTCTTCAACGGGGCCAACTGGCTGGAGAGAGAGGTCTGGGATATGATGGGCATTGTCTTCGTCGGGCACCCCGACCTCACCAAGATTCTGACGGCCGATGAACTGGAGGGGCACCCCCTCAGGCGTGATTTCCCCCTGACCTGGGAACAGCCGCAGTTCACCTGGAACAAAGACGAGCCGCCCGAGGTGATCAGGTAATGGACAAGAGAACCCTGACCATCAACATGGGGCCGCAGCATCCCTCGACGCACGGAGTTTTGCGAGTTGAGCTCGAGGTGGAGGGTGAGACGGTGATCAGGGCCAGACCCGTCATCGGTTACCTGCACACGGGCATTGAAAAGACGATGGAATCCAAGCTGTACCACAAGGCGATTCCCGCTACCGACCGCATGGATTATCTGGCGCCGATGTCGAACAACCTGGGCTACTGCCTGGCCGTTGAAAAGCTGATGGACATCGAGGTGCCCGAAAAGGTCAAATGGGCGCGCGTCATCCTGGCCGAACTGACCCGAATCAACTCGCACCTGGTGTGGGTAGGGACGCACGCGATGGATCTCGGCGCAGTCTCCATGGTTCTCTATGCCTTCCGGGAGCGGGAGATGGTGGTGGATGTCTACGAGGCGTGCGGCGGGCAGCGGATGATGACCAGCTACATCCGTATCGGCGGCCTGGCCCACGATCTGCCCGCGGATTTCGACCGGAAGGTCAGGAAGATCATAAAGGTGCTGCCGGACAAGCTGGAGGATTACGAGAAGCTCCTCACCTTCAACGAGATTTTCATAAACCGGACGAGGGGTGTGGCGGTGATTTCGGCCGAGGATGCCATTAACTACTCGCTTTCCGGCCCCATGTTGCGCGGCAGCGGCGTCAAACACGACCTCCGCAAGGACAACCCGTACAGCGGGTATGAGAACTTCGACTTCGAGATCCCGACCGGCCGGCACGGTGACGCCTACGACCGGTACAAGCTGCGCCTCGAGGAGATGCGGCAATCCATGAGGATCATGCAGCAGGCGCTTGACGGTATGCCCGAGGGCCCGTACCGGGCGCACGTCCCCGGCGTCGTGCTGCCGCCCAAGGAAGACGTGCTGCACAAAATGGAAGCAATGATCTATCACTTTAAGATCATCACCGACGGTTTCAAGGCGCCCCCCGGCGCCGTGTACCAGGCCATCGAGTCGCCCAAGGGTGAGATAGGTTTTTATATCTCGTCCGACGGCTCGAACAAGCCCAACCGGGTAAGAGTGCGGCCGCCCTCATTCGTTAATCTGGCCTCGCTGCCGGCGCTCGTCGAAGGACGGCTGCTCTCGGACGTGGTTTGCGCCATTGGATCGATTGACATCATCCTGGGAGAGGTTGACCGGTGATTCTGACTGAAGAGTCAATCGCGCGCATCAGGGGAAAGGCGTCGGCGTACCCGCACCGCAAGTCCGCCATACTGCCGGCGTTGACAATAGCCTGCCGCCAGGTCGGCTTTGTCAGTGACGAAATCTACCGGGAGATCTCGCGGGCCATCAACGTCCCGGAAGTGGAAATCGCCGAGGCGGCGACCTTTTACACCATGTTTCCCAAGAGGCCGACCGGCCGATACCTGATCCAGGTGTGTCATAACATATCGTGCGCCCTTCTCGGAGCCGACAGCCTGGTTGCGTACCTCGAAGAGAAACTCGGCATCAAGAAGGGTGAGACGACGAGCGACAAGCTCTTCACGCTCATTTCCGTGGAGTGTCTCGGTTCGTGCGCGACGGCCCCGATGATGCAGATAAACCAGGATTACCATGAAAACCTGACCCGCGAGAAGGTCGATCAGATCATCGATGAGTTGCGCGCGAAAGGGGAGACGGAGGCCAGGACGTGACGTTCTACTCGCCCGTCAGAACCAACGCCGCTTCCGTGGCCGGCAGTGACAAGTTGCATCTGTTCAGGCACGTCGAGGATCCGGGCCAGTTCAAGCTCGAGACATACGAGGCCCACGGGGGCTGGCAGGCATGGAAAAAGGCTCTCACCTCGATGACCGCCGAGCAGGTTATCGAAGAGGTCAAACAGTCCGGGCTGCGCGGTCGCGGCGGGGCCGGGTTTCCGGCCGGGATGAAATGGGGATTTGTGCCGAAGAACTCCCCCAAGCCCCGATACGTGATCTGCAACGCCGACGAGTCGGAACCCGGAACGTGCAAAGACCGGGTCATCCTGGAGCGCGACCCGCATGCCGTGATCGAGGGTATGGCCATTGCCGCTTACGCCATCGGCAGCCACCTGATGTTCTGCTACATCCGGGGCGAGTTCAACCACTGTATCGAGCGGGTAGAGGCGGCCCTGCAGGAGGCGTACGCCCGGGGCCACCTCGGCAAGAACATTTACGGCACGGGGTACGATCTCGACATGATCGTCCACACCGGTGGAGGGGCGTACATTTGCGGCGAGGAGACGGCGCTGCTGAATTCTCTCGAAGGGGAGAAGGGTCTGTCCCGCATCCGTCCGCCGTTCCCGGCCGTCGAAGGCCTGTACGGATGCCCGACCATCGTTAACAACGTCGAGACGCTGGCCAGCGTGCCCCACGTGATCAATCACGGGGCCGGCTGGTACCGCTCCCTCGGCACGGAGAAATCCACCGGCACAAAGATCTTCAGCCTGACCGGTCACGTCAAACAGCCCGGGAATTACGAGGTCGAGCTGGGTTTCAATCTGAAAAAGCTCATCTATGATCCGGAATACGGCGGCGGGATTCTCGGCGACAGGAAGCTCAAGGGCGTTATCCCGGGCGGGGCGTCGACGCCGCTGCTGACCGAGGACATGATCGACGTCGGCCTTGACTACGAGGCGCTGACGGCAGCCGGCTCCATGCTCGGCTCAGGCGCCGTCATCGTGTTCCATGAACAAACCTGTATCGTCTGGGTCATGCTCAAGTTGATCCATTTCTTCAGGCACGAGTCGTGCGGCAAGTGCACCCCCTGCCGCGAGGGGACCGGGTGGCTGGAACAGATTATCCGCCGCATCGAGGACGGCTCGGGGAGTCCCGGTGACATCGAAACAATCGATGATGTGTGCAGCAATATCCTTGGCCGCACGATCTGTCCGCTCGGTGACGCGGCCGTGATGCCCATACAGTCGGCCATCAGGCTGTACTGCGATGAATGGGACTACCATATCAAGAACAAACAATGCATGGTAAGATCGGATTTCGGTTTTTAGGGAGTGCCTGACTTGTCCAAAGCGGCAAAGAAAGATGCACCGGCGGTGGACACCGTCACGCTGACAATCGACGGCCGTGCTGTCACCGTCCGCAAAGGGACGACTATCCTTCAAGCGGCCCGGGATATGGGTATAGACATCCCTACGTTTTGCTGGCACCCCAAACTCAAGTCGGTCGGCGCCTGCCGGATGTGCTACGTCGAGGTCGAGCGGATGCCCAAGCTGCAGGTTTCGTGCGCCACCGAGGTCATGGAGTCCATGGTGGTGCACACCGACTCGGATCTCGTCAAGAGGGGGCGGCGGGCGGTGCTCGAGTTCATCCTGCTGAACCACCCCCTGGACTGCCCCACCTGCGACAAGGGCGGTGAGTGCGACCTTCAGGATCTGACCTTTGCCCACGGCTTCGACGACAGCAGGTTTGCCTTCCAGAAGTACCGTTTCATCCCTGAGGAGGGGGAAAGCACCTTTGATGACGTCCAGATCGGTCCCCAGGTGATTCTCAACCGCAATCGGTGCATTCTCTGCTACAAGTGCGTTCGCGCCAACAAGGAAGCGTTCGGCGAGTACGACCTCGGGGCCTACGAGCGCGGCAATATCACCGAGATCAACGCCGCGCCCGGGCAGCAGGTGGACAACCCGTTCTCCGGCAACCTGGTGGAAATCTGCCCCGTCGGCGCCCTGACCAACAAGGACTGGCGGTACAAGATCCGCGTGTGGCTGACACAAACGGTGTCCTCGATCTGTCCCTATATGAGCTCCGGCTCGAATACCACGATTTTCAAGGAAAGTCACCAGAACCGCATCTTCCGGGTAACCGGACGCGGCAACGATGATATTGATGACGGCTGGCTTGGCGACGTGACCCGGTACGGTTACCAGATCGTGCATTCCGAGGATCGGCTGAGAACGCCCCTGATCAGGAAAGAGGGCACCCAGGTGCAGGCTTCCTGGGACGAGGCCATGGCTCTGATCGGGAAACGCCTGAGCGAGATACGCGATCAGAAAGGATGCGTCTGCATCGGCGGCCTGGCCGACCCTCTTATGGACAACGCCACCCTGTACAGCTTCTCCAAGCTGATCCGGCGCACGCTCGGCTCCCACAACATCGATTATCGCATAGATTACCGCATGCTGCCGAAAGGATCGGACGACGATTACTCGATACTGGCGTCGCGGCCGTTCAGAATCGCTGACATTGACGATTCGGACGTCATCGTGACGCTGGGCACGGATCTGCTGAAGGAACATCCGAACGAATACCTGCGAATCCGGAAAGCATACAATTTCCACCAGGCCCGCGTCTTCGTGCTGAATCCGTATTCGGTCAAGGCGTCGGATGTCGCTGAACGTGAGCTGGTGTACAGGTTGGGGACCGACGAAGCCCTGGTCAGCGCTCTGTGCCTGGCCGCGGTCGAGGAAAATCTGGTCCCGGCGGCGGACCTCGATCAGTTGAGACAGGCCGCCGGTTTCCAGGCGGCTGCCGACGCCGCCCGGGTGTGCGGGGTGGACCCGGCGGACGTCAAAGCGGTGGCCCGGGCCATGGCCGCAGCCTCGAAGGTTACGTTTATCGCCGGCGAGATCGTCAGCAGATCGAAAGACCGTCAAGCCATCGCCGCCGCCCTGTGCAACCTCAACCGAGTGTTCGGCCTGGAGGGTAAGGGACAAATTGCGGTGCTGGCCCGATATGCCAACTCCATGGGTGCGGCGCAACTGGGTGTGTCACCGGACCCGCCCGCGCCGGTGAAGGATCAACTGAAAGCCATCTGGTCGGGATGGCCGGATGCCGAGCCGTGCAACACCGACAGCATGATGGTCAACATGCGCAAGGAGGAGATCGACGGGCTGGTCATCATGGGAGCCAACCCCATCATGCTTTACCCTGACCGCGAGTTCACCCGTGAGAGCCTCGAGAAGCTCGACTTTCTGGTCGTATGTGACCTCTTTGAGACCGAGACGACGACCCTGGCCGATGTCGCGCTGCCTCTGAGCAGCTGGGCCGAGTATACCGGGCGCTATGTGAACCTTGAGGGCAGGGTGCAGGTGGCGCACCAGGCGATCACGCCCCTGTATGAATCGAAGCCGGGGTACGAGATTGTCGAAATGATCGCCGAAAAGCTCGGGGCCAGGCTGTTTGAGTCAGCCGGGGCCAGGGACGAAGAAATCGAACGACTCCTGGCGACGGATTCCACGCTGCCCTGGCCGGCCTCGTACGTGAAGGCCGCGGGAAGCAGGGATGAAGATGACAGCGAGTATCCCATACCGCTGGTCATCGGCGATGATCCGCATCACTGCGGGCATCGAACGGAGAAGGCCGGTGCCCTTGTAGACTTCGTCGGCGAGGCGTATATTGAGCTTTCCGCGGATCTCGCGGCGGAGTACGGGATCAACGACGGCGATTCCGTTCGCGTGGAATCGAAGGTCGGCAAGATCATCGTGCCGGCTCGGATTTCCGACTGTATCGAGAACGACGTCGTGTTTATTCCGCGCAACTTCTCTTCTACGCCGGTGACGTCGCTGCTGATGCGGAAGCGGCGTCTCGATATGGTCAAAATCAGCAAGGTGGTCAGTTAGCGGCTATGTTGGAGATTATAGTCACATCTTCCATCCAGGTGACGGTCGTGATCGTGGCCGTCCTGGCCGGCTGCGCCTGGGCTACCTGGCTGGAGCGCAAGGTGCTCGCCCACATGCAGCAGCGCTACGGCCCGCTGTGGACCGGCCCGTACGGGCTCCTTCAGCCGATCGCCGACGGACTGAAGCTCATGTTCAAGGAGGACCTGGTCCCCGACACCGTGGAGCGATCCATCTATG includes:
- a CDS encoding MFS transporter; this translates as MSLSAASRPADPSVWRRDVIGWSLYDFANTIYSMNIVSLYLKRYIVEDLALDDRYFDIPFALSMLLAAFLLPALGAMSDRATKKKLFLFLFTLTCCLAVGLLPLVPPGMIALGLLLFVIANFSYEAGQPFYNALLYSVADGVQARFVSGIGVAFGYVGSILGMIMVLPFVTGSLFGWEIWFLEGSGKPGAFLPSAVLFLLFALPLFLWVREAPAISSEPARLGAAYRAVWEGVRQTGKYPGVLRFLIADYFFEDAVMTVILNIGIYCSIVIGLAESQITSFLVISTVSAVVGSFMIGWLARIWSLKVLLTVIIWGWIGTLVLFVVTDSRAVIWVLGSIMGVLLGGLWTTTRPLLAELVPRRDLGRFFGLFALSGRAAAVVGPLVWTTVVYFCQPGRVGGRIIADAFGVGPGDARAFAYKLGVLSLVVVMIVGLVIFRKVPSSPGVADG
- a CDS encoding histidinol-phosphatase, with protein sequence MGRKVGDYFHYSGAIHIHTTESDGTKSLEEVIAIGREADLDFMMFADHMGLTNRRAGGEGVYGKTLVVIGYEHNDPEDRHHYMIFGSPDVYPGTMSVAEYVAAGSADGALGIIAHPDETRPREGKHPPYPWIDWSVRGYDGIELWNQMSEWMEKLRPWNKLAMAFSPRKSMVGPTAKVLKIWDDVSRAGKLVGVVGVDAHAFPVKVGPLTVTIFPYKVHFRCLRTHIILPEPMSRDFVTARRQLYDALRNCRVFCSNMRWGVADDFRFSARNDKEYAICGGRLTSADNTRLTVRLPSVATVKLVANGETVLQTVSDTVEYAVKMPGIYRVEAWKGKRSWILSNHIRVGL
- a CDS encoding NADH-quinone oxidoreductase subunit A codes for the protein MFETFYPILFLVFLASFLALAMAAISVLLGRRSRLGKKGQAYECGVDPVGTTKGPVPIKFFLIAISFILFDIEVIFLLPWAVVARDLGMFGFVAILIFVVVILVGYIYEVGRGALKWE
- a CDS encoding NADH-quinone oxidoreductase subunit C produces the protein MKDRIREFLQSRFAEAILREETFRGDHSFHIRPQALMDICEALYQDDELDVRYLADITSVDWIGHEEDKNGRFEVVYNLYSLKHKYRFFLKAFLPGDEPRIQSLTSLFNGANWLEREVWDMMGIVFVGHPDLTKILTADELEGHPLRRDFPLTWEQPQFTWNKDEPPEVIR
- the nuoD gene encoding NADH dehydrogenase (quinone) subunit D; translation: MDKRTLTINMGPQHPSTHGVLRVELEVEGETVIRARPVIGYLHTGIEKTMESKLYHKAIPATDRMDYLAPMSNNLGYCLAVEKLMDIEVPEKVKWARVILAELTRINSHLVWVGTHAMDLGAVSMVLYAFREREMVVDVYEACGGQRMMTSYIRIGGLAHDLPADFDRKVRKIIKVLPDKLEDYEKLLTFNEIFINRTRGVAVISAEDAINYSLSGPMLRGSGVKHDLRKDNPYSGYENFDFEIPTGRHGDAYDRYKLRLEEMRQSMRIMQQALDGMPEGPYRAHVPGVVLPPKEDVLHKMEAMIYHFKIITDGFKAPPGAVYQAIESPKGEIGFYISSDGSNKPNRVRVRPPSFVNLASLPALVEGRLLSDVVCAIGSIDIILGEVDR
- the nuoE gene encoding NADH-quinone oxidoreductase subunit NuoE; the encoded protein is MILTEESIARIRGKASAYPHRKSAILPALTIACRQVGFVSDEIYREISRAINVPEVEIAEAATFYTMFPKRPTGRYLIQVCHNISCALLGADSLVAYLEEKLGIKKGETTSDKLFTLISVECLGSCATAPMMQINQDYHENLTREKVDQIIDELRAKGETEART
- the nuoF gene encoding NADH-quinone oxidoreductase subunit NuoF; the encoded protein is MTFYSPVRTNAASVAGSDKLHLFRHVEDPGQFKLETYEAHGGWQAWKKALTSMTAEQVIEEVKQSGLRGRGGAGFPAGMKWGFVPKNSPKPRYVICNADESEPGTCKDRVILERDPHAVIEGMAIAAYAIGSHLMFCYIRGEFNHCIERVEAALQEAYARGHLGKNIYGTGYDLDMIVHTGGGAYICGEETALLNSLEGEKGLSRIRPPFPAVEGLYGCPTIVNNVETLASVPHVINHGAGWYRSLGTEKSTGTKIFSLTGHVKQPGNYEVELGFNLKKLIYDPEYGGGILGDRKLKGVIPGGASTPLLTEDMIDVGLDYEALTAAGSMLGSGAVIVFHEQTCIVWVMLKLIHFFRHESCGKCTPCREGTGWLEQIIRRIEDGSGSPGDIETIDDVCSNILGRTICPLGDAAVMPIQSAIRLYCDEWDYHIKNKQCMVRSDFGF
- the nuoG gene encoding NADH-quinone oxidoreductase subunit NuoG, whose translation is MSKAAKKDAPAVDTVTLTIDGRAVTVRKGTTILQAARDMGIDIPTFCWHPKLKSVGACRMCYVEVERMPKLQVSCATEVMESMVVHTDSDLVKRGRRAVLEFILLNHPLDCPTCDKGGECDLQDLTFAHGFDDSRFAFQKYRFIPEEGESTFDDVQIGPQVILNRNRCILCYKCVRANKEAFGEYDLGAYERGNITEINAAPGQQVDNPFSGNLVEICPVGALTNKDWRYKIRVWLTQTVSSICPYMSSGSNTTIFKESHQNRIFRVTGRGNDDIDDGWLGDVTRYGYQIVHSEDRLRTPLIRKEGTQVQASWDEAMALIGKRLSEIRDQKGCVCIGGLADPLMDNATLYSFSKLIRRTLGSHNIDYRIDYRMLPKGSDDDYSILASRPFRIADIDDSDVIVTLGTDLLKEHPNEYLRIRKAYNFHQARVFVLNPYSVKASDVAERELVYRLGTDEALVSALCLAAVEENLVPAADLDQLRQAAGFQAAADAARVCGVDPADVKAVARAMAAASKVTFIAGEIVSRSKDRQAIAAALCNLNRVFGLEGKGQIAVLARYANSMGAAQLGVSPDPPAPVKDQLKAIWSGWPDAEPCNTDSMMVNMRKEEIDGLVIMGANPIMLYPDREFTRESLEKLDFLVVCDLFETETTTLADVALPLSSWAEYTGRYVNLEGRVQVAHQAITPLYESKPGYEIVEMIAEKLGARLFESAGARDEEIERLLATDSTLPWPASYVKAAGSRDEDDSEYPIPLVIGDDPHHCGHRTEKAGALVDFVGEAYIELSADLAAEYGINDGDSVRVESKVGKIIVPARISDCIENDVVFIPRNFSSTPVTSLLMRKRRLDMVKISKVVS